Within Spinacia oleracea cultivar Varoflay chromosome 4, BTI_SOV_V1, whole genome shotgun sequence, the genomic segment TGGAGACCAGAAATCAGAATAGCtttaggttattagaataattcTGTTTTTCACAACATCAACCATCAGAAACTTATTGATGTTCTACACTGAAATAAACCTAACTGGATCACCACCGACAAAGAAAATCCAGATTCTTACAAGCTTTTATCAACATCAGAACTTTTTTTACTGTTGAGTTTGCCTGCATCaatgttgtttcattcttttccTTCCTCTAGTTTAACCCTATCCTTTTAAGTTTCTCTGTGTTCTGTTCATTTATTGGTTTCAGAACCATAAGCAGTTCTTTGCACGAAGTATTTGTTTTTCGTGATTTTGTAGTTTTTCATTGGTTGTTAACAAGAACAAGAAATCATGTTCTGTTCCTCAAAACTTTCAGCTAATTAATGCGTTCAAGAAAGTTGTAAATACCTCTTTGTGTATATATTTACAATGACTTATCTAATAATATCCTCCTTTAGTCCCTTATTAAGTAAAAGGTTCAATTTCAGTCAGAAAGCTAAGCAAAGCGCTTCATCAATTTTCACATAGCAATACCTACACTGGTGCAAATTGTAGAAATATACCATCTAAATGCATTCTGAGCATGACAATGTAAcactattactatatactaaaagagacaccaggaatgacacgtgtcaattcctggtgcgattttttcccgccaaaaccactttcccaaaaaacatgtatctgttttattttatttttattctctacctttttcaTAAGCAATTTATGAATGgtaacaaaatttagtttataaattatggcaataatagatacgacgtaataatatttattctaaattggtaatattttagtcaaatcgctatagtaatagtaaaaaatatatcaatcaatattttagtcaaattaccatattagcattttaaatatgcatattatatgaattaatttaaacgagtatgttaaaaatgttataactacgcagtagtttgggagatattcatttaaatattttgtgaaaaaaaaatgatcaaaatccgtgcgtgcacgggatctaatctagtactGTACTATATACATGTATCAGGATTAGATGTACGAAATTCTCAAGGAAGAAATTGATGACATTCACTGATCTAAATAAATCTCGCACGACTCTGACTTACCAAAAATGTTGTAACGGTTGTTTGCTAAATTGTCGTATGCAAAATCACGAACGAGCCTGTGGTAGTTACAGGAAAAAATTGTTAAAAGGTCAAATTAGAGACTTGTCCAGCTGCAAAGATGGGATAATTTCTTAAACagcaaaatattaaattactcACAAAGGTAAAAGTTTCAGGAAGAATGCCATCTGTGGGAATGGTAAATTTATGTATTCCATGATCTTTAATACAGCTTCAGACTTGATGTAAGATCTGCAGAAACATGCACAGACAGTTGGTTTTAGAGGGAAATCCAACTAAGTAGGATCACACAGTCTTCTGTGGTGCAGTGAGTTGATGAGATGCAGTAGGAAACAggaaaaatcaagaaatttGTGAATTATGTGTATTACATATCAGTGGGTACCAAAGAAAAACAAATGTCACTAATAATCACTGATTGCTTCCCAAAAGATAACGGACTCTAGAGCATGGAGCAGTgagttttttttcttgttcgACTCTAGATCAATAAACCAAGAAACTCGTATATTATCAAAACAAACTCGTACCTCTCTTTTTCAACAAGGACAACACTTGATATATCATCAGGAGCTCTTCCTGATCTCCTTAACAAATTCTTTCCTGCTTCACTTTGTAGAGCTTCATATCTGATTTTCCTGCAATAATACCCAATAGAAAACAATCAATCTTACATCTACAGATTTTTTCTACCCGAAACCATGTAAATATCAGATGATCATACTATTAGCATATGCACAAAGCAAAGATTCTTTTTCATTTGTTAGAGACATAAGCATGTAATACAaacatatactacctccgttcctaaatgatctttacgcttAATATTTGCATGGTAGTTAAGAAACTTTGGTGAGCATGTGATGGTGGGGGTAACAAGTGGGAAAATATTAaggcttatatatatatatatatatatatattgtgtaTTTTGTAGTTGGGCTTTAATAGGCTTAGCTTGTATTTAGTAATACTAAGTCTAGGAAAGCCCGTAGCTAATGCTGTAGTATATAATACCAATTCCAATGCAATACAAACTCAAGGAAAATCATAACCCTAATAAACTTGTCATGGTATCGGAGCTAGCAGCCTAGCAAACCCTATCATCTCAATTTTTTTCTCCTTCCTTTACATTTTCTTAATCTAGCCGTTCTTATTCAAGCTTGCACCAGCGTGACCTTGCTTAATTATGGACGGCGATGAATGATCGATCCCGCATCTCCGTATTACCTAAGTTCTGGAGATCAACCGGGCTCTATAATCACTCATGTGTTGTTACGGGGTGAGAACAATTATTTGGCGTGGGCTAGGGCAATGCAGCTCTCCTTACAATCTCGCCGTAAATTTGTGTTTGTTGATGGAACAATCACGCAACCTACAGAGAAGAAGAAGCTATTAGATTGGGTCACGGTTAACTCTATGCTTGTCTCATGGATGTTGAGGAGTATGGAGCCCAAGGTAGCTTCTTCGATTCCCTTTCATGATAATGCTAAGAAATTGTGGGATTTCTTGGCCAAGAAATATTGTATTGCAACTGGACCTAGACTCCAACAGCTACGTAGTGAGATAATGTCATGCAAACAAGCGAAAGGCATGTCTATGGAGGACTACTACACCATGCTTACGGGTCTGTACGATGACTTGATTCAATTTAAACCATTACGTACTTGTGAGTGTGGTAATTGCTCTTGTGATATGGCTGGAAAATTGGCAGCAGATAGAGAGGAGGAAATACTCCATCAATTTTTGATTGGAGTTAATGATGATTTGTATGCTACTGTGCGTACAAATTTGTTGTCAAGGGTCCCTTTGCCATCATTGGATGAAGCATACTTGGCTTTTGTGCAAGAAGAAAACTCAAGGGTGATTGCAGACACTCAAGCAACGAAG encodes:
- the LOC110805373 gene encoding DCC family protein At1g52590, chloroplastic, with translation MATMLTGGVGVAAVVPRRTSRIPVMSSSETRVSVDTADWVKATSSFFDQDSRPIMLFDGVCNLCNGGVKFVRDNDRNRKIRYEALQSEAGKNLLRRSGRAPDDISSVVLVEKERSYIKSEAVLKIMEYINLPFPQMAFFLKLLPLLVRDFAYDNLANNRYNIFGKSESCEIYLDQ